Proteins encoded in a region of the Populus alba chromosome 13, ASM523922v2, whole genome shotgun sequence genome:
- the LOC118053214 gene encoding uncharacterized protein — translation MISFLQKPASMFLQVLFFLLLICFPSFFAFPPNSSATSFGAARYAAAEGNKETEALLKWKASLDDNHSQAVLSSWVGSSPCKWLGITCDNSGSVAHFSHPHFGLRGTLHSFNFSSFPNLLTLNLKNNSLYGFIPSSIGNMTMLAILDLNRNNLSGSVPQEIGQLQTLKLLRLSSNNFTGHLPRDLCLGGLLVNFTAANNHFSGPIPKSLRNCTSLFRFRLDWNQLTGNISEDFGVYPNLNYVDLSHNDLSGELTWKWGGFHNLASLKFSNNKITGEIPSELGKATRLQLIDLSSNLLKGTIPKELGQLKALHTLTLHNNHLFGVIPFEIQMLSKLRTLNLASNNLGGSIPEQVGECSDLSQLNLSHNKFIGSIPSEIGFLHFLQNLDLSGNLLAGEIPSQIGQLKRLETMNLSHNKLSSLIPTAFVDLVSLTAIDISYNELEGPIPKIKGFTEAPFEAFMNNSGLCGNASGLKPCTLLTSRRKSNNIVILILFPLLGSLLLLLIMVGCLYFHHRTSRERISCLGERKSPLSFAVWGYEEEILHETIIQATNNFNSNYCIGKGGNGIVYRAMLPTGQVVAVKKLHPSREGELLDLKTFKNEIRMLIDIRHRNIVRLYGFCSLIEHSFLVYEFIERGSLKMNLSSEEQSMGLDWTRRLNVVKGVANALSYLHHDCSPPIIHRDISSSNVLLDLEYEAHVSDFGTARLLMPDSTNWTSFAGTFGYTAPELAYTMRVNEKCDVYSFGVVTMEVIMGMHPGDLISSLSASAFYSSSCSQINQQTLLKDVIDQRIPLPENRVAEGVVYIIKIAFACLLANPQSRPTMRQVASELIARWPPLPKSFSAITLEDLMPQTTVTS, via the exons ATGATATCCTTCCTACAGAAACCAGCCTCAATGTTTCTCcaagtccttttttttctccttctaatttgctttccttctttctttgccTTTCCTCCTAATTCCTCTGCAACTTCATTTGGCGCTGCCAGATATGCAGCTGCTGAAGGTAATAAAGAAACGGAGGCTCTCCTAAAATGGAAAGCAAGTCTTGATGACAACCACAGCCAAGCTGTCCTGTCTTCTTGGGTTGGCAGCAGCCCTTGCAAGTGGCTTGGAATCACTTGTGACAATTCTGGAAGTGTCGCGCATTTCAGCCATCCACATTTTGGTCTGAGAGGTACGCTTCATAGTTTCAACTTCTCATCCTTCCCCAATCTTCTCACTCTCAATCTCAAGAACAATTCACTCTA TGGTTtcatcccttcttctattgggaACATGACTATGCTTGCTATACTTGATCTGAACAGGaataatttatctggatctgTTCCTCAGGAAATAGGACAACTTCAAACCCTAAAATTATTGAGATtgtcttcaaataattttactGGCCATTTACCACGAGACTTGTGCCTTGGTGGGTTACTTGTAAATTTTACAGCCGCCAACAATCATTTCTCTGGTCCAATCCCTAAAAGCTTGCGAAATTGCACTAGTCTATTTAGATTTAGGCTTGACTGGAACCAATTGACAGGGAATATTTCTGAAGATTTTGGCGTCTACCCAAACTTGAACTATGTGGACCTAAGTCACAATGATTTGTCTGGTGAACTTACATGGAAATGGGGAGGTTTTCACAACTTGGCGAGCctaaaattttcaaacaataaaatcacCGGTGAGATACCATCAGAGCTTGGAAAGGCCACTAGACTACAACTGATTGATCTCTCATCAAATCTCCTGAAGGGGACAATTCCAAAAGAATTGGGGCAATTGAAGGCGTTGCACACCCTTACACTTCATAACAACCATCTTTTTGGTGTCATTCCCTTTGAAATCCAAATGCTATCTAAACTTCGTACCCTTAATTTAGCTTCTAATAATCTTGGTGGATCAATCCCAGAACAAGTGGGAGAGTGCTCAGATTTATCACAATTGAACTTGAGTCATAATAAGTTCATAGGGAGCATTCCATCTGAGATAGGCTTCCTgcattttcttcaaaatctgGATCTCAGTGGGAATCTTCTAGCAGGAGAGATACCATCACAAATTGGGCAATTGAAACGGTTAGAAACGATGAACCTCTCTCACAACAAACTTTCCAGTTTGATTCCAACTGCTTTTGTAGATTTGGTGAGCTTGACAGCTATAGACATCTCCTACAATGAACTAGAGGGCCCTATCCCCAAAATCAAAGGCTTCACTGAAGCTCCATTTGAAGCTTTTATGAATAATAGTGGTCTCTGTGGAAATGCCAGTGGTCTAAAGCCTTGTACACTTCTTACAAGCAGGAGAAAGAGCAACAACATTgtcattttgattctttttcctctcctggGCAGTCTACTTCTACTACTTATCATGGTTGGGTGTTTATACTTTCACCACCGAACAAGTAGAGAAAGAATTTCCTGTTTAGGAGAGCGAAAAAGTCCACTCAGTTTTGCAGTATGGGGCTACGAGGAAGAGATCCTACATGAAACTATCATCCAGGCCACTAATAATTTCAACTCCAATTACTGTATAGGGAAAGGGGGAAATGGAATTGTTTATCGAGCCATGTTGCCAACAGGTCAGGTGGTTGCCGTGAAGAAACTTCACCCATCAAGAGAGGGCGAGCTTCTGGatttgaaaacttttaaaaatgagATTCGCATGTTAATAGATATTCGACATCGGAATATTGTGAGGTTATATGGGTTTTGTTCATTAATAGAGCACTCTTTTTTAGTTTACGAGTTCATAGAAAGGGGAAGTTTGAAGATGAATTTATCTAGCGAAGAACAGTCAATGGGCTTGGATTGGACTAGAAGGCTTAATGTTGTTAAAGGAGTGGCCAATGCATTATCCTATTTGCACCATGATTGCTCGCCTCCAATCATTCATCGAGACATTTCCAGTAGCAATGTTCTTTTAGATTTGGAATACGAGGCTCATGTTTCGGATTTTGGGACAGCTCGGCTCTTGATGCCTGACTCGACCAACTGGACCTCATTTGCTGGCACCTTCGGATACACAGCTCCAG AGCTAGCTTACACAATGAGAGTGAACGAGAAGTGCGATGTCTACAGCTTTGGAGTGGTCACAATGGAAGTAATAATGGGAATGCATCCGGGTGATCTCATCTCATCTCTTTCTGCATCTGCATTTTACTCCTCATCGTGCTCACAAATCAACCAGCAGACGTTGTTGAAGGATGTGATAGACCAACGTATCCCACTTCCTGAAAATCGAGTTGCAGAAGGTGTGGTCTACATTATCAAAATAGCATTTGCATGCCTGCTTGCCAATCCCCAATCGAGGCCAACCATGCGACAAGTAGCTTCGGAGCTCATAGCTCGATGGCCTCCGCTGCCAAAGTCATTCTCCGCAATAACATTGGAAGATCTGATGCCTCAAACAACTGTGACAAGCTGA